AAGGCAACATAATATTATCTTTGACATTTAACGTGTCCATTAAGTTAAAATCTTGAAAAATAAATCCTAATTCTTTACGTCTAAAATCACTGACCTGATTGTCTCGCATCTTTAATATATCTTGACCAGCAATTCGAACACTACCTGTTGTTGGTAGTGTGATGGTTGAGATCGTATTCAGTAAGGTTGATTTTCCAGCTCCACTAGGTCCCATAATACCGACAAATTCACCTTGATCAACTGAAAAAGAAACGTTATTCAATATTTGTACTTTGTTATTTCGATAACCATAAGACTTACTCAAATGGTTTACTTCTAAAATTTTTTTCATAGTATTCGCTCCAGTTTATTCATTGTCTTCATTCTACCAATATTTTATGTGGCTGAACATCGTTTCTACTTACAATTAAGTAATACTAAAAAAAATTAGGATTCTTTTATTTTTCTCAAAAGAATGTTGTGATAATTTCTACAAATCTTTTAGGCAATTGTTTTCACAGGTTTTCATTTCTAATAAACACTACATATAGTTACAAAACCAATATTATTTTTAAATGTCACACTATATATAGTTGAAAGATTCATTGAATTGATTTATGATTAGAAAGGAATAAATCTATGAGGAGATGGGTAGCAATGATGGAAATAAAGCAAGCTAATAATGAAGTAAACTCTACGAATTCAGCCTTACACACGATGAAAATCGTTAAAAGAGATGGGCGCTTGGTCGATTTTGATGATCAAAAAATTTATGACGCCTTGATCAAAGCTGAACAAAAAATTCGTGGTTCGTTGGATCCGCTTGCCCATGAACGAATTAAAGACATCGTGGAACGAATCGATCAAGAAATTTCAGACCGTTTTAATGAGAACGTAAAAATTTATGAAATTCAAAATATTGTTGAACATATTTTGTTAGCTAGAAATGAATATGAGCTGGCTGAAGAATATATCAATTACCGTACCCGTCGTGACTTTGAACGTAGTAAGGCAACGGATATTAATTTTACGATTAGCAAATTAATCAATAAAGACCAAAGTGTTGTCAATGAAAATGCCAATAAAGATAGTGATGTTTTTAACACCCAACGTGATTTAACTGCTGGAATCGTAGGAAAATCGATTGGATTGAAACTACTTCCTCCTCATGTGGCGAATGCCCATCAAAAAGGCGATATTCATTATCATGACTTGGATTATCATCCATATACACCAATGACCAACTGCTGCTTAATCGATTTTAAAGGGATGCTAAATAATGGTTTTAAAATTGGCAATGCCGATGTTGAGTCTCCAAAATCAATTCAAACTGCAACAGCCCAAATCTCACAAATTATTGCAAATGTTGCTTCTAGCCAGTATGGCGGCTGTTCTGCGGATCGTGTGGATGAATTATTAGCGCCATTTGCTGAATTAAATTATCAAAAACATTTAGCAGATGCTAAAGAATGGATTGAGGGCGCTGAACGTCAAGAGGAATATGCTAAATCCAAAACACAAAAAGACATTTATGATGCGATGCAAAGTTTAGAATATGAGATCAATACACTTTTTACCTCTAACGGTCAAACGCCCTTTACCTCTTTAGGTTTTGGTTTAGGATTAAATTGGTTTGAACGTGAAATTCAACGAGCAATTTTACAAATTCGAATTAATGGTTTAGGAAGTGAGCAACGGACAGCGATTTTTCCTAAGTTGATTTTCACTTTGAAACGTGGAGTGAACTTGAACGAAAACGATCCAAACTACGATGTAAAACAACTTGCATTAGAATGTGCGACTAAACGCATGTATCCAGATATTTTAAACTATGATAAATTAGTCGAATTAACTGGTAGTTTTAAAGTGCCAATGGGTTGCCGTTCGTTCTTACAAGGTTGGAAAGATGAGCATGGTGAAGAAATCAACGTCGGACGTATGAATTTAGGTGTTGTCACCTTAAATCTCCCTAGAATCGCAATGGAAGCTCAAGGAGATGTTGAGAAGTTCTGGACACTGCTAGAAGAACGCTTAGAAACGATGAAAGATGCTTTAGTCTATCGTGTTGAACGCTGTAAAGAAGCAACTCCAGCAAACGCACCGATTCTTTATATGTATGGTGCTTTTGGAAAACGCCTGGATAGAAAAGATTCTGTCAACGAACTCTTTAAAAATAAACGTGCCACGGTTTCATTAGGATATATTGGTTTATATGAAGTGGCCTCAGCCTTCTATGGTGGCGATTGGGAAGAAAATCCTGAAGCCAAAGACTTTACGATTGCGATTTTAAAAGATTTGAAAACTCATGCAGATAAATGGGGGAACGATTATGGCTATCACTTTAGTGTGTATTCAACACCAAGTGAAAGTTTAACTGACCGTTTCTGTCGTTTAGATACTGAAAAATTTGGTATAGTAGAAAATATCACAGACAAAGATTACTACACAAATAGCTTCCACTATGATGTTCGCAAAAATCCAACACCTTTTGAAAAATTAGACTTTGAAAAAGATTATCCACAATATTGCTCTGGCGGTTTTATCCATTATTGTGAATATCCTGTTTTACAGCAAAATCCTAAAGCATTAGAGTCTGTTTGGGATTATGCGTATGATCGCGTTGGCTATCTAGGAACAAACACACCGATCGATCATTGTTACGAATGCGGTTTTGAAGGAGATTTCCATCCAACAGAACGTGGCTTTGAATGCCCCCAATGCGGCAATCATGATCCAAAATCATGTGATGTGGTAAAACGAACTTGTGGTTATCTTGGTAATCCCCAAGCTAGACCGATGGTTCACGGAAGACATAAAGAAATCTCTTCTCGAGTGAAACATATGAAATAAAAAGCGGAACGAACCGGTTAGATCTCGAACAAATTAGGAAAATGATGTGAAGATGTTTTTTATCTTTACAGCATTTTATCTATTTGTTGAGAGATCTGGTTCGTACAGCTAGATTAAATAAAAAGCGGAACGAACTGGTTAGATCTCGAACAAATTAGGAAAATGATGTGAAGATGTTTTTTATCTTTACAGCATTTTATCTATTTGTTGAGAGATCTGGTTCGTACAGCTAGATTAAATAAAAAGCGGAACGAACTGGTTAGATCTCGAACAAATTAGGAAAATGATGTGAAGATGTTTTTATCTTTACAGCATTTTATCTATTTATTGAGAGATCTGGTTCGTACAGCTAGATTAGATAAAAAGCGGAATAAGTCGTTTAGCTCTCGAATAATAAGAAAGAAAAATATAGCGATGCTTTTTATCGCGGATTTTTACTCCTTATTATTGAGAGAGCTGGCTTATGCACTCTTTTACAGGCATCGTTTTTATTTGAAAGGATGATTAAATATGAATAATCCTAAACCACAAGAATGGTTAGCAGATAATCTTAGTCAAAATTACATTGCTGATTACAAAGCATTTAACTTTGTTGATGGTGAAGGTGTAAGAAACAGTCTTTATGTCAGCGGGTGTTTATTTGCTTGTGAGGGATGTTTTAATAAAGCTGTGCAGAATTTTCATTACGGCAAACCTTTTACAAAAGAATTAGAAGACAAAATCATCGAGGATTTATCTCATGATTACGTGCAAGGCTTAACTTTATTAGGTGGAGAACCTTTTTTGAATACAGAGGTATGCCTAAGCGTTGTGGATCGAATCCATCAAGAATTCGGTGAAAAAAAAGATATCTGGTCTTGGTCTGGTTATACGTTTGAAGAGTTGCTATTAGAATCCGATGACAAACTTGAATTATTAAACAAAATAGATATCTTAGTAGATGGCCGTTTTGAATTATCTAAAAAAAATTTAAATCTTCAATTCAGAGGTAGTAGTAATCAACGAATTATTGATGTAAAAAAATCTTTAGCTTGTAAACAAGCTGTTATTTGGGAAAAATGCCATGACGCAGATCAAGCATACGAGCAAATAAAAAAAGCCACATTCATTTAGTTTAAAAATGAATATGGCTTTTGCCATTTTATACAAAGACTTTATCGAATAAATGGTAAGAACAAAAAACAAATGCTCCACTTCTTTTCCGACCTTCATTTTTTAAGAAGAACCATTTTTAAAAAATGAAAGAATTTCAGGGCGCATCTTGCTATGATCAACAATCGGAGCTGGATAATCTTTTCCAATATAGCAACCAACAGCTTTTTGACGTTCTAATGACATTTTATGCGGTTCATGAATAGAATCATTAGGTACAATACGTAATTCTGGAACAAACGCTCTAATAAAATCTCCCTTAGAATCAAATTTTTCTCCTTGTGTTGTTGGATTAAAGATTCTAAAATAAGGAACTGCATCAGTTCCTGTAGAAGCAGCCCATTGCCACCCGCCAATATTACTTGCTGAGTCATAATCAATCAATTTTTCTTGAAAATATTCTTCCCCCATTCGCCAATCAATCATTAAATCTTTCGTTAAAAAAGAAGCAACAATCATTCGTAAGCGGTTATGCATCCAGCCCGTTTGATTCAATTGTCTCATTCCTGCATCCACAATTGGATACCCTGTATTTCCCCTCGCCCAGCTATCAAATAGCTCTTGATTATAGCTCCATTTTAGTTGTCGATATTGTTCTTTGATTTCTTGCGTTCTTTGCTTAGGATTTTCAAAGTAAATCATATTGTAAAAATCTCTCCAGCAAAGTTCAGAAATAAACGTGTGACGTCCATCCGAATCAGGTTCAGCATTCATCGCATGCCATACTTTACGAATCGATATTTCCCCTGTTCTTAAAAATCTTGAAAGTTGGCTTGTTTGATTTAAGGATGGATAATCTCTATTTTCTTGATAGTTATGTAAATGATTTTTTACGAAGTCTTTTAAATAATTTTCAGCGATTTCTTCGCCACACTCGTATTCAAATGGTAATTCTATTTTTTCAACGAGCGTTTCAAATTGTTTTTGGCCTTCGTTAAATAAAGGATGAGATAGCTGAGTAAACGTGCGGCTCAAGCTTTTGTTTCTTTCGTAAGGTCGTTTGGGCATTGTTGACCATTTTCTAAAATAAGGGGTAAATACCTTATAGCTTTCTCCCGTAGGCTTCTTAATTTCCTCCACTCCATGTAAGTGACTATCTTGAAATGAATATTCTTTAATGTGGTTTTGTTTAAAAAAAGCTGACATTTTTTGATCACGTTGTCTGCCAAAACCTCGTTCATCTTTATTAAAATAGATTGTATCCCAATCACTATATGCTTTCTTTAAAGCTAAAAAATTTTCTTCTGTATCTCCATATAAAAAATGAATGTCTATATCTTTAGCTTTGGCAGCCCTATAGAAAGTTCTCAAACTAGAGAAAAACGCATCATGATTATAACTTCCTTTCAAAAACTGCGCTGGATTTAATTGGAATAGACAAATCCGTTCATCTGATTCTGGGCTATTCTCCAACATTTTATTAAAGGCCGTATTATCATCGAAGCGTAGATCTTTTCGAAACCACATAATCGTTTTTCCCATATTTATTCCTTCCTAACCTCTTATTATATGTCAATCGTAGCACAGAAAGACGTTTCTAACGAATACTAACATGTAATTTAAATCACTTTATTTTTCGGCGCCTTTTACTTTGCTGTTATTTTTATGAATACTTATTTTCTTCTTTGTCCCATAATGGCAACACAATATTCTCATAGGTCATCGGATCTAGATTAGTCAATGTAATCCCTAATAAACGAATGCCTTGTTCTAATCCTAGAATCTCTTCCCAAATCAAATTGGCTTGATAGTATAGTTCTTCTTTTTTAGAAATATATTCTGGGAGTGTTTGGCGCTTGGTCACCGTCGTATAATCAGCATAACGAACTTTTAAAACAACTGTTTTCCCATGCTTTTGAACCCTTTCTAGGGATTCTTCCACTCTGGCAGCTAACTGCCTTAATTGAGCTGTTACTTGTGCTTCTGTCGTTAAAGGCGTGCCATATGTATGCTCTTTTCCCACTGATTTGCGATCTCTAGTGATATTTACAGGAGAATCATGGATGCCTCGAACTTTTCGATACAGAGAATAACCCATTTTACCAAAATAACGAATGAGCTCCATCTCATCTCTGTTATAAAGATCTTCGCCATTAAATATCCCTAAGTCATTCATCTTAGGAACCGTTTTTTTCCCAACGCCATGAAACTTTTCAATCGGTAATGCTTTTAAAAAAGCTTCTGCTTCATCAGGCATGACAACCGTTAATCCTTTAGGCTTTTGGAAATCGGAAGCTAATTTTGCCAAAAATTTGTTGTAACTAACACCTGCTGAACAAGTTAGTTGTAACTCGTTCCATATGTCATATTGGATCAACTTAGCAATTTTGATTGCTGATTTACTATTAACTTTATTCGTTGTCACATCTAGATACGCTTCATCAATCGAAACTGGCTCGATAATATCTGTATAACGGTGAAAAATTTCTCGGATTTCTTTAGAAATATCAGAATATTTTTGGTAATCTCCAGCTTTAAAAATGGCTTCTGGACATAATTCATACGCTTTTTGGGCACTCATTGCTGAATGAATACCAAACTTTCTAGCCTCGTAGTTAGCTGTAGTCACAACGCCTTTGCCTCCTGTGTCACTAGGATGACGAGCAATTACCAAAGGATGTCCGACTAATTCTGGATGGTCTCTTTCTTCTACAGAAGCAAAAAATGCATCCATATCAATATGAATAATTTTACGAGAAATATCTTTTTTTAAAGGGAAACGCAGCTCATTAATCATAATCGTTCTCCTCCTTTACATTTCAGATTGAAACGAAGGGATAAAACTCCTCGTGTTTCTGCATATGTTCTTTTAATTAAATTTGAGATAAATCCCTTGCTCACTGTCTAAAAGCAATCGCTCGATTTTGGCTCTCGCTTCAGATGAAATGACTGAAACGGCTGTGACTTTATCAGCAACTACTACTAAAGGATCTACGATTCGCGTTTTTTTCTTTTGAAAAATGTCATACGACTCTTCACTGGAGCAAATCTTGTAATTTAATGGCCTAGAAGAAGTAATTTTTGCTAAAAGCTCATTAATTTCAGACGATTTCGCTGCGTTTAATTTCGTTAAAAAGAGTGAATCCGTCACTAATAAATCGTCTAATGTCAATAAGTTATTCTTCAGTCCAATAGTAATTGCTTTAGCAAACCACTCATAGCTGCAAATATTTTGAGGATCATAAAAGAAATCAATGACTACTTTTCGGTATTGATCAATAAACCAAAGCGCCCATTGTGTTGACATTAGAACGATTCTGTCTTCAATAATTTTCAATTCTCTCAAAAATGAATGAATTTCTTGAATAGGGACAGAAAAATAACGGTGTACTTCTCTTAACGTATAATCGATTCGATCACAGCAAAGTAAGGGTGCCGATTGTTCTAACAAGGTCCATTGTTTGTCATTAAATACTATCTGTTGATAGTCAAAACCGTACTGTTTTAGCACGCTAGGAATGCTTGAAGATTCAATTAATTCTTCTTTGATTTTTTCATGATAATCATCTGCTTCATTAGATAATGCCAAATCGATGACATGAGAAAATGCTGTATGGGAAATGTCGTGAAGTAAACCGGCGATTTGCTCCTCTATCGACCCACCTAATTTTCTGATCAATAGCATAACACCAAGTGAATGCTCATATCTAGTCTCATTCCACAGTGGATTCATCAAAAAAGCTGGTCCAGCCATATGCACGTCTTTTAAGCGCTGCACTTCATCAGATAAAATCAATGCTTTAAGCACTTCTTCAACTTCATAAGAACCATACAAAACATCTGTCACAAGCATTAACCTTACTCCTTTATCTTTAATATCTCTTGTCCCTATTATATACGAACGTTTGTTCATTTTCAACTTATTTCATTATACACAAAAAAGAAGTAAATAGAGCTTCAAAAGGCTCTATTTTACTTCCTTCATACCGAACGATTCAAGACTGAGAATACCAAGTAGAGTAGCTTTCCTATTTAAATAGTTTTAGTGATTCCTTTAAAACGTAAATTCCATTTTTGGACCTGTATAAACCCCATTTGTCCAGTTCCCTGTTATCTTATTCATTCCTGGTTCAAATAAATCTGTTAATGAAACATCTTGAACACTTTCTTTTGAAAAGATGCCTTTAGCCTTAATACCAAAACTAGTGGTTTCTTGTTCATTCAATGAGTAGGAAACGGTTAAAGGAATTGAATTTTTATTACTAAAAGTAACAATTGCAGAATTAGTTGCAGGATCTGCTTTTTTTACTCGTATCCCAATATCCGATACATTCGCTATGCCAATATTTTGTTTAATCGTTGTTATTGCAGATGTTTTTTCAAAATAATAACAAGCGATAATTTTTTTATCTGCCAATGCAGCTGGTTTTCCATCTATCATTTCAGGAGCTACTGGCGCATCACTTGAAATCCCTAAATATATATTTTGTCCATAAGATAATTGACTAATTTTAAATTCCCCAAATGTCGTTGGTGTTTTGACCGAAGTTAAAATATTACCATTTTCATCATAAGCAGTTAAATCAACGGATTTTAATGTTTCAAAGGTATCTTTTTGACCATTTAAGTTAGAATCATTGAACACATAACCCGAAATAGAAGCATATTGCTTGATACCAAAGAAGAATTGATTCGTCTTTTTAAATTTCAACCCTGTTAAATCATATGAATTGCCAAAATAATCGACTTTAGCAAAACGAGTCGCTGGGATATGGTCAATCAATGTACCTAATTGACGAATTTGATTGATTGTTTTAGTAATTGAAGTAGCCGTTTCTTCCCCTAACAATTTGCTGTAATCTAATTTATCTGCCTCATCAGCGATTTTAGGCAAAATAGAAGCCAATAATTTGATATAGTCATTATCTGAATTGGTATCAATATCACCTGTAGATATAAGCTCAGGATTATTCAAAATACCTGTCAGGTCTCCACCTAAAACAATTTCTATAATTGCTTTAACTTTACTAATATTTGTTACCATATCTGAAATAGTTAAATTAAATGGTGAACGAACAATGATGTATAAATCCGATTTTACATCTGGAATATTAATTAATTGTCCATTTTTAGTTGTACGTAGATAAATTGCATCCGCAATATCTACATTTCCATTTAATGAACCCAGCACTAAACTAGGCACATCCAGCGATTTTAATTCACCATTTTTTACGACTTCCGCTAAGCGACGAAGATTCAAAATCATCATTGTTTTACCATTCATGATACTTTCTTCTTCATCCATCAAACCATTCCAGTTTTTGTCCTCAAACGGTAAAATATCTAACGAAGTGATTTTCTTTAATGGTAAATTTTTTGTGTACAAAAATTTTGAAGGACTAGTTGCGTCAATCTTGACAATCCCGCCAAGTTGTTGATTATTTCCATCAACAGCATTTCCTTCAAATAAAATCGGACGATACGTAGCGTCAAAATTATAACGTAAATAATACGTTCCCCGTTTTAGTCTCGTAAAACTAAATAACCCAACACTATTACTAGTTGTTTTCTTGAGCGAATTTTGGTCATTCTGTGCATCTTCAACTGAAGAATACAAACCAATTTGTTGTTTTGGTGCAGCAATTTCTAAATTTTTCAATTCCATAATACCATTTTCATTCATATCTCGATAAACGACACCAGAAATTGTATTAATGGAAAAATCTGGTTTGGCAGCATCTGCTGTCTCTTGCCAACCCAAAAATACCAATAACATAAACAAACAGATTAACATTCTTTTTCTACTCATTAATTTCTCCTTTTCCCCACTCCACTTGATAATCCCTGTCTTAATAATTATGGACCTAATCTATCGTTTTTAACTAATTTATGTTATTAAAATGATAGAATAAGTTCACTTTATTACTTTAATATAAAAACATCGATATTTTTACCATTTTTATAGAAAAAATCAAAAATTATTGAGAAAAAATATCATTTAAACAAAAAAGAATAAAACAAAACAACTACTCGCTTTGTTTTATTCTTGTATTTTCATTTCTCTACGCTACTTATATTGCGGCTTTTCCCCGTTCTCCAGTTCGAATTCGGATGGCTTCTTCTACATTATAAACAAATATCTTTCCATCTCCTACTTCTTCAGTTTGGCAAATAGCCAGAATCAATGAAATGACAGACTCGACATCTTTATCTAAAACAACAAAACTAACTTCAACTTTCGGCAGTAATGTCGTAATAATTTCTTGTCCTCGAACATATTCTTTTAATCCTTTTTGGTTGCCAACTCCTAATACTTGAGTCACCGTCATCCCAGTTGCTTCAAAGCCTTTATCCATCATCGCTTTCAATTCTTCTAATTTCTCTTGTTGAATGATTGCTTCTACTTTTTTCATGCCGTTCCCTCCTATGAATCCAATCCCATAAACGTTGGATATGCTGTTTCATCATGCTCAATTCGATCCATTCCTAACGCTTCTTCTTTTGCTGAAACACGAATAGGCATAAATAATTGGATGCCTTTAATGATAATAAAACTCGCAACTCCTGCAAAAACAACAGTAAAGATGATGCTAGCAACTTGTGCTATAAATAATTCACTACTTCCATAAAGCAAACCAGTTTTTCCGCCAATAGATGGATCAGCAAAAATACCTGTCATCACTCCGCCAAATATAC
The DNA window shown above is from Enterococcus sp. 4G2_DIV0659 and carries:
- a CDS encoding cryptochrome/photolyase family protein; translation: MGKTIMWFRKDLRFDDNTAFNKMLENSPESDERICLFQLNPAQFLKGSYNHDAFFSSLRTFYRAAKAKDIDIHFLYGDTEENFLALKKAYSDWDTIYFNKDERGFGRQRDQKMSAFFKQNHIKEYSFQDSHLHGVEEIKKPTGESYKVFTPYFRKWSTMPKRPYERNKSLSRTFTQLSHPLFNEGQKQFETLVEKIELPFEYECGEEIAENYLKDFVKNHLHNYQENRDYPSLNQTSQLSRFLRTGEISIRKVWHAMNAEPDSDGRHTFISELCWRDFYNMIYFENPKQRTQEIKEQYRQLKWSYNQELFDSWARGNTGYPIVDAGMRQLNQTGWMHNRLRMIVASFLTKDLMIDWRMGEEYFQEKLIDYDSASNIGGWQWAASTGTDAVPYFRIFNPTTQGEKFDSKGDFIRAFVPELRIVPNDSIHEPHKMSLERQKAVGCYIGKDYPAPIVDHSKMRPEILSFFKNGSS
- the nrdG gene encoding anaerobic ribonucleoside-triphosphate reductase activating protein is translated as MNNPKPQEWLADNLSQNYIADYKAFNFVDGEGVRNSLYVSGCLFACEGCFNKAVQNFHYGKPFTKELEDKIIEDLSHDYVQGLTLLGGEPFLNTEVCLSVVDRIHQEFGEKKDIWSWSGYTFEELLLESDDKLELLNKIDILVDGRFELSKKNLNLQFRGSSNQRIIDVKKSLACKQAVIWEKCHDADQAYEQIKKATFI
- the dinB gene encoding DNA polymerase IV, with the protein product MINELRFPLKKDISRKIIHIDMDAFFASVEERDHPELVGHPLVIARHPSDTGGKGVVTTANYEARKFGIHSAMSAQKAYELCPEAIFKAGDYQKYSDISKEIREIFHRYTDIIEPVSIDEAYLDVTTNKVNSKSAIKIAKLIQYDIWNELQLTCSAGVSYNKFLAKLASDFQKPKGLTVVMPDEAEAFLKALPIEKFHGVGKKTVPKMNDLGIFNGEDLYNRDEMELIRYFGKMGYSLYRKVRGIHDSPVNITRDRKSVGKEHTYGTPLTTEAQVTAQLRQLAARVEESLERVQKHGKTVVLKVRYADYTTVTKRQTLPEYISKKEELYYQANLIWEEILGLEQGIRLLGITLTNLDPMTYENIVLPLWDKEENKYS
- a CDS encoding P-II family nitrogen regulator → MKKVEAIIQQEKLEELKAMMDKGFEATGMTVTQVLGVGNQKGLKEYVRGQEIITTLLPKVEVSFVVLDKDVESVISLILAICQTEEVGDGKIFVYNVEEAIRIRTGERGKAAI
- the nrdD gene encoding anaerobic ribonucleoside-triphosphate reductase, whose translation is MMEIKQANNEVNSTNSALHTMKIVKRDGRLVDFDDQKIYDALIKAEQKIRGSLDPLAHERIKDIVERIDQEISDRFNENVKIYEIQNIVEHILLARNEYELAEEYINYRTRRDFERSKATDINFTISKLINKDQSVVNENANKDSDVFNTQRDLTAGIVGKSIGLKLLPPHVANAHQKGDIHYHDLDYHPYTPMTNCCLIDFKGMLNNGFKIGNADVESPKSIQTATAQISQIIANVASSQYGGCSADRVDELLAPFAELNYQKHLADAKEWIEGAERQEEYAKSKTQKDIYDAMQSLEYEINTLFTSNGQTPFTSLGFGLGLNWFEREIQRAILQIRINGLGSEQRTAIFPKLIFTLKRGVNLNENDPNYDVKQLALECATKRMYPDILNYDKLVELTGSFKVPMGCRSFLQGWKDEHGEEINVGRMNLGVVTLNLPRIAMEAQGDVEKFWTLLEERLETMKDALVYRVERCKEATPANAPILYMYGAFGKRLDRKDSVNELFKNKRATVSLGYIGLYEVASAFYGGDWEENPEAKDFTIAILKDLKTHADKWGNDYGYHFSVYSTPSESLTDRFCRLDTEKFGIVENITDKDYYTNSFHYDVRKNPTPFEKLDFEKDYPQYCSGGFIHYCEYPVLQQNPKALESVWDYAYDRVGYLGTNTPIDHCYECGFEGDFHPTERGFECPQCGNHDPKSCDVVKRTCGYLGNPQARPMVHGRHKEISSRVKHMK
- a CDS encoding HD domain-containing protein, which translates into the protein MLVTDVLYGSYEVEEVLKALILSDEVQRLKDVHMAGPAFLMNPLWNETRYEHSLGVMLLIRKLGGSIEEQIAGLLHDISHTAFSHVIDLALSNEADDYHEKIKEELIESSSIPSVLKQYGFDYQQIVFNDKQWTLLEQSAPLLCCDRIDYTLREVHRYFSVPIQEIHSFLRELKIIEDRIVLMSTQWALWFIDQYRKVVIDFFYDPQNICSYEWFAKAITIGLKNNLLTLDDLLVTDSLFLTKLNAAKSSEINELLAKITSSRPLNYKICSSEESYDIFQKKKTRIVDPLVVVADKVTAVSVISSEARAKIERLLLDSEQGIYLKFN